The Halichoerus grypus chromosome 9, mHalGry1.hap1.1, whole genome shotgun sequence genome has a window encoding:
- the TTLL2 gene encoding putative tubulin polyglutamylase TTLL2 — translation MTEDEPPGPILKPLVFRVDDSTPEMVQSVLLERGWDKFDQGEQNVEDWNLYWRTSSFRMTEHVNIKPWQHLNHHPGTTKLTRKDHLAKHLKHMKKMYGTPLYEFIPLTFIMPKDYNRFVAEYFREKHVLGAKHSYWICKPAELSRGRGIIIFSDIKDLIFDDTYIVQKYICNPLLVGRYKCDLRIYVCVTGFKPLTIYIYQEGLVRFATEKFDLSNLQNNYAHLTNSSINKSGVSYEKIKEVIGHGCKWTLSRFFSYLRSWDVDDLLLWRKINHMVILTVLAIAPSVPFAANCFELFGFDILIDDNLKPWLLEVNFSPALSVDCSADVSVKRKLIHDTIELIYSQGLRNERTECRDGAKGSRSVSLAKLDMGRLNKACSALSCESLLQLTGRTFKDESAVKKAVKICPENKHASQPREMTSRKKDLLLSTKEPPQTKPKLKGRHSTHKTLIPFMSLIQSCVGKTSISPCVPSDNSKVPDLQAGNFVLIFPFNEATFGASRNGLNVRRIIQELQKLMNKQHPHMAEKEAKRR, via the coding sequence ATGACAGAGGACGAACCTCCGGGGCCCATCCTGAAGCCGCTGGTGTTTCGCGTAGATGACAGCACACCCGAAATGGTGCAGAGTGTCCTGCTGGAGCGTGGGTGGGACAAGTTCGATCAAGGAGAGCAGAACGTGGAAGACTGGAACCTGTATTGGAGGACCTCCTCCTTCCGGATGACCGAGCACGTCAACATCAAGCCGTGGCAACACCTCAACCACCACCCGGGCACCACCAAGCTCACCAGGAAGGACCATCTGGCCAAACACCTGAAGCACATGAAGAAGATGTATGGCACGCCCCTGTACGAGTTCATCCCCCTGACGTTCATCATGCCCAAGGACTACAACAGGTTCGTGGCCGAATATTTTAGGGAGAAGCACGTGCTGGGCGCCAAGCACAGCTACTGGATTTGTAAGCCTGCCGAACTCTCTCGCGGGAGGGGCATCATCATTTTCAGTGACATTAAAGACTTAATCTTTGATGATACATACATAGTACAGAAATACATCTGCAACCCTCTGCTTGTGGGCAGATATAAATGTGACCTCCGCATCTATGTTTGTGTCACCGGCTTTAAGCCTTTGACCATTTATATTTACCAAGAAGGGCTAGTGCGGTTTGCCACAGAGAAGTTTGACCTCAGTAATCTGCAGAACAATTATGCCCATTTGACCAACAGCAGCATCAATAAATCTGGGGTCTCAtatgagaaaatcaaagaagtgATTGGTCACGGCTGCAAGTGGACCCTCAGCAGATTCTTCTCCTACCTTCGCAGTTGGGATGTGGATGACCTGCTTTTGTGGCGGAAAATCAACCACATGGTTATTCTCACGGTGCTCGCCATCGCTCCCTCGGTCCCCTTCGCGGCCAACTGCTTTGAGCTCTTTGGGTTTGACATTTTGATTGACGACAACTTGAAACCCTGGCTTCTGGAGGTCAACTTCAGCCCCGCCCTGTCCGTAGATTGTTCGGCAGACGTATCAGTGAAGAGGAAGCTTATCCATGACACTATTGAGCTGATTTACTCGCAGGGTCTAAGAAACGAGAGGACGGAATGTCGTGACGGTGCTAAGGGGAGCCGCAGCGTCTCCCTTGCCAAGCTGGACATGGGTAGACTCAACAAGGCTTGTAGCGCTCTGTCCTGTGAGTCCCTCTTACAGCTCACAGGTAGGACATTTAAGGATGAATCTGCTGTGAAGAAAGCCGTAAAAATATGTCCTGAAAATAAACATGCCTCCCAGCCGAGGGAAATGACGAGTAGGAAGAAGGACCTACTTCTGTCAACAAAAGAACCCCCCCAAACCAAGCCAAAGCTGAAGGGTAGACACTCGACCCATAAGACGCTCATTCCATTCATGTCACTCATTCAATCGTGCGTGGGCAAGACCAGCATCTCCCCGTGCGTCCCCTCGGACAACAGCAAGGTGCCAGATCTCCAAGCAGGGAACTTTGtgctcatttttcctttcaatgaAGCTACTTTTGGAGCTTCTAGGAATGGATTAAATGTTCGAAGAATAATCCAAGAGCTCCAGAAACTAATGAATAAGCAACATCCCCACATGgcagaaaaggaagcaaaaagaaggtaa